In Helianthus annuus cultivar XRQ/B chromosome 3, HanXRQr2.0-SUNRISE, whole genome shotgun sequence, a single window of DNA contains:
- the LOC110927641 gene encoding EG45-like domain containing protein, whose product MGLLIRAFSLIAMVACLTSVAHAIAGQATFYNPPYFPSACFVTEVPGNMLIAANSGLFASAAACGTRYRVTCTSGTNEGGPQPCTGNSVVATIVDLCPGCAANEIDLSRDAFAVIANLDAGRINVEYNQI is encoded by the exons ATGGgtttgttgatcagagccttttcCTTGATTGCCATGGTTGCATGTCTTACCTCAGTTGCTCATGCAATTGCAGGCCAAGCAACTTTCTACAATCCTCCTTACTTTC CGTCTGCATGTTTTGTAACCGAAGTCCCTGGTAATATGCTTATAGCAGCAAACAGTGGTTTATTTGCCAGTGCAGCTGCTTGTGGGACTAGGTACCGGGTCACTTGTACCAGCGGAACCAACGAGGGTGGTCCGCAACCTTGCACAGGCAATAGCGTTGTTGCTACCATTGTTGATCTTTGTCCCGGGTGTGCAGCAAATGAAATTGATCTTTCTCGTGATGCATTTGCAGTGATTGCTAATCTTGATGCTGGGAGAATTAACGTTGAATATAATCA GATATGA